The genomic interval caatggagatgtttaaacgatttatcgttcaggcttagttcaaagtatggaaaaaaaaaacgtgactcATAGTCTGAAAAATGCGGTAACTCTAACTACTTTCGACGGCGTTAGACATCCAGTCCGTGTGGTTTTACCCAAGAGTCGCAGCAGAAGGAACAAGACGCCCAGCGCGTAGGATTTGAGTTCTGGGGTGACGGTCCTGATGAGGACGATGACGGAGGGAGTCTGGGCCATGGCGCCCACCAGGCTGCACACGCAGATGATGAAGAGGAAGATGAGGAAGGCCTCCTGGCAGCCAGCCGTCGGACATTTTCCCGGCACAGCCGTGGCCATTTCGCTCTCGGTCGACACGCAAGAGCATCCGCTCAAGTTCTGCTtagagaattttaaaaaatacatatttagtaaaaaaatgGATAATATTAATAGGTAATACAATGTTTTGATATAGAATTTATCATAGGATACTACATGaatgataaataaaatttaattttatgtCTCAAGTTAGATGTGtatgaccgtttttttttttttttttattaaaaaatattaaaaagttaattacacatttttaaaaaagggtaTGTGATTGAATATACAGTTAAACTacataaaacaacacaaaataaataaaaaccttgtACTTAGTttgaaaactttatttgacattggcgtcataggactgtcataattatgacatgacactgtcatgagcattaatgaatgcttatgacaaatgtcattaagtgtcatctagctagtgatgtcacttttgaatggatataaaagatgCGGATTGGACATGGAGTCAGTGACAAAATTGGCTGGATGAtgattagtgtcatccagccaaTTTATGCTTATGCATATTTTTGCTTTTGagccacctgattttgagaatctgtcgaTAAAGAGCCCCAATCCGATAGTGAAAAaaacgttccaaacatgttacagtactgtattttttacagtaatTCCGTCTTTTTCTGGGAGTATTGGggagtataaaatgtatataattttgtatcttttggcaataCCATGTGTTTCTCAATTATACATTctgagatacagtggtatgaaaaattatctgaaccttttggaatttctcacatttctgcataaaatcaccatcaaatgtgatctgatctttgtcaaaatctcaaaatcacacagatgaaaaaacagtgtgtgctttaactaaaaccacccaaacatttataggtttttgtattttattgaggaaatatgcaaacaatgacagaagggggaaaaacaagtaagtgaaccatcacatttaaaatgttgtggaCCCGCTTttgacagcaataacttcaaccagacacttgctGTAGATGCAgaacagtctggcacatcgatctggactaatcttggcccaatcTTCTCtgtaaaactgctgtagtttagtgacgggatctgtcgttcacttgagtaaacgaatccattccggatcgttcagtaaaaagattcgttcaaacgaatcgttcaacgaatcgttcgcccccctcatctccctccccgcccaaatgaatcgttcggttagtgaacgggaagtgacgttgccgaacgaatcaccaaagaccagttcacagtataactgaacgggaagtgacattcttggtccctccctctctcttgcacacaggctcctcattgaccgctcgtcgtagtttcagtaatgagtgacaggcaatatcattctgctttcacagacagcctcgtctccctcccgctgctgcaaaagcgagggagaacttccgcgtcgtctgtcctagttctatgggctcaaagtcatggctcgtgcttgcatttcgattgaggacacggttaaacattttccttttgtggggggagcggggggttggggtcgggggcgcacggactttctttagcatgttcttgatcacatttacaatgctgctgctaccagccaacgcagcatgcttgctgtcacgaaaataaaaataaattgaaagtttaatttctaaatatggaacgaccaacacatcatatttacctctcgctctgttgtatttttgtttttatgctcatcactattatttttagtcactattgttaaaactataagtgtaactagctagttgtcgaatgtgctgctctgaaataaagacaatactacattttgatatttgacagtttaattgcaaatcagtattaagatgatcgtattgaatttttgcactggtattaataaataaaataacccggtcagctcccctgtcgtccccgcatctcagatcgtcaaatgctgacgagaaatgattgcttgctctttacgatgtcgcctttctaccctcattagtctgttaaaaaaaatgtagacatattgcgacatctcccgtgtccgcgtgcgttgttttggggcgcttgggtagcgcatgatggacggattgacataatttgtcaaaccaaccgacacgctctgacacgaaaaaaaaaaaaaaaaaaaaacactcggaaaaaattgacatgtatatacagtttcattgcaaatcagtattatggtgatcgtattgaatttttgcactggtattaataaataaaataacccggtcagctcccctgtcgtccccgcatctcagatcgtcaaatgctgacgagaaataattgtttgctctttacgatatcgcctttctactctcattagtctgttaagaaaaatgtagacatattgcgacatctcccgagtccatgtgcgttgttttggggcgcttgagtagcacatgatggacggattgacataatttgtcaaaccaaccaacacctgacacgaaaaaaaaaaataaaacacttggaaaaaatggacatgtatataccgtttcattgcaaatcagtattatggagatcatactaaatattctttttttctgtgcacacatgaggtaaatatcgctgccatgaagcctccatatagttacagttctttgcccccttcattgccgtcacgcgaccgcagctcagcttttgcttgcctcgtagctacccgtgttttaaattactgtaaatttgatagtatgtcgtaataggtagtcgcgagtctgttgagaaaagtagtacactaaaccatgctcgctagatttgtgtggtgtttttctctttttgagctgcatttgataggctccacattaacaaatatgtgacaaagtcctttcctttcattttttgattcgttcaccgcataggcattactggaaagtcaagttagcagcaagctaggtcaggaaccggaggaccgagtcactgaacgggaagtgacaaaactcagtcttgcccccctgcctgcacgctggctactCATTGGCCacccgtggaagtgagtgacatacgccctgattctgtttccggtccctcccctgcccgcgatgaggctggcgtctgattggtcgtgtgcgatgtcagaagacgctgccgcttgctcaacgccctcccacgcagtgaacaagcaccaacttcatagaacgaatcagtgcagatggtgattagttcggtctcgttcacccaaacaattcgttcaaaaagaacgaatcgttcgcgaccgatacaacactactgtagttcagtcagattcctgggatgtctggcatgaattgctgtctttaggtcatgccacagcatctcaatggggttcaagtctggaccttgacttggccactctaaaacgtgtattttgttcttctgaaaccattctgaagtgatttacttctgtgttttggatcgttgtcttgtcgcagcatccatcctcttttttagctttaactgtctgacagacggcctcaggttttcctgcaaaacctcctgattaacttttgaattcattcttccattaatgattgcaagttgtccaggccatgaggcagcaaaacagtcccaaatcatgatgctccctccacgttttacggtggggatgaggtgttgatgttggtgagctgttccatttttcctccacacatgatattgtgtgttactcccaaacaattcaactttggttttatcaatccacaaaatattttgtcaaaacttctgcggagtgtccaagtgcctttttgcgaacattaaacaggcaataatgttttgtttagacagcagtgacttcctctgtggagtcctcctatgaaaaccattcttggccatagttttacatatagttcatgtgtgcacagagatattggactgtcccaaagatttctgtaagtctttagcagacactctggggttctttttACCATCTCTGTGTATTCTGtgtactcttggcatcatctttggtggacggccactccttgggagagaagcaacagtgccaaactctctccatttgtcgacaacttctccaattgtcaattgatgaacatccagacttttagagatggttctgtatcatttcccagctttatacaaatcaacaatccttgaccacaggtctttaaacagctcttttgacagagccatgatgcacaacaGACAATgcgtctcatcaagacaattcttactatAAAaatctcatcagtgattgggcacacacctgacttaaattgtttggtaaaaattggttccaattgctctttaaatctccttaggcagacggttcacttacttatttcccccccttctgtcattgttggaatgctatcctcattaaagtagGAAAACCTAAAtggttgggtggttttagttaaagcagacactgtttttacttctgtgtgattttgacaaagaccagatcaaatttgatagtgattttatgcagaaatgtgagaaattactaaaggttcagatactttttgatACTACTGtagaggtagtccctgggttacgagcaagttccgttcctatgctgacAACGTAACCGGAAtttaaatacccctaaataccccgcaAATCTCAATattactatccaaaaacatgtgttaTGCGTCACTGTACCGTCCtcaccaagacgttggagctaagccgtagctagacagtgagctaagctccgaaatgagtgTGGTTTGCTTTATTCAGcttctcatgacatcaacacttgcagaatgaagcgaaaataaaaatggaaattaaatcagtttcatcttcaataacagcaattcaaatttgcgtttttaactagctgctgatacagcaataacaatacaCACTAAaagacaaaatgaaaaaaaaaaaaaaaacaatttcggTATCGGATCTGGACTTGGTATTGGCCGATTCTCAAAATcggactctggtgcaaaaatatcagatcgggacatccctattttaactcatttgctcccaaaaacgtataaataaattctatttttagttgtttcagtgtcccaaagatgagtatttatacgtcttgttttttttttttttttttacaagagacatctctgggttctgattcaatttcgctccaaagcacaaagctgaaatccattttaaagcaataaaactggcccctggatggcagtagcgcatttggtaagacccgcaacctgattcaattgtaacgaacggccggggcgccggcggaagacgaccgaatggagaacaacctagaggacgcccgggatgccaggcgctggacgaccgagcagaacgactgggaccaccagtgcagcggacgatgccgttgagtccgtgctgctcgccgagcagaccccgcagagactaaaaaaaatccatctttatgagacaggcggcgatgagggaaaagtttactcgGCTGTCACGGCCACAACAGCTTCATCTCtcagtaaataaattgttactttgcaatcaaaagctctatttgtcttgttgttcatgttattttgtaaaatgaaaacattattcagatgtttgggatgtaaccaaagaaaaaaatagctgtgttaaaagtcaaagctatgtttgaaatgtatgctctcacaaaaagctcaatttctctgttttttcctcagaaattggaaaattgttcaaattaagctattttccactgctgatttctaaagaaggtATGACCTTACTTTttctcctgctgaaagaagagagtctaatctttcttttggtgggttccatgtagggctgggcgatatggccttaaacatgtatcacgataaattgagcagatttatctcgataacgataaatgacgataaattcgcccaagcggactgttatataatttgaaaatctgaatcaatgcatgaaatacagattaactatttcttgttgatttatttaccagcattcaatttgatatactgtatttaacaattgtacatgcagtctaaacattaagtttataaaaatgtattgtaagcaataagaatttaagtatgaacatttataacagcgtgtatgacttgaacaatgtacattgtcaaaatcaatatgcctgtgcaaacatgtaattgtaacacaaatgacttgcagcttgaacagtacacttcaaaaagacaacttattgttaatggctgctgtgacataattattaaatacaagtgtttactttatggtttatagttttttttccccccagtgcattttttaataaatgcacgcacaataaaaatagctggggccatttctcggtcattataagttttgccgttggattgtactttatgctgaatgctttaccatcacaaaagctatcagaggaatcacacgcaGACaggtacaaaataacgccacatagtaattgctagatgcagtccgtgcccaatccactcattaagttcagccgtttcgacaagttagagccgctatccgactccataacgttcatttgtagcgttagccgctagctagcgttagcctggctaccagtagaaagcactgaaagcaccatctccggaaatcgtgagaacaaaggaggacagcgggtgaaagcccgtctggatgccaccaagagtctactaaatgtcggttgaaagtttggtgaacctcccttaagccacactccatcacgttttgcttgtagcgttagctgctagcgttagcttaccgggcttttgtttgattggcttcctgatgatcacgtgactccctacgtaagcacattcactgctttcttaaaggggaatgaacatagacgaacaacacagaatcaaagcgggatgaaaagactattttcttgttttattaatttaccgaatttaccgacatggtcaaaattacgtcggtcatcgttaagaatttcggtgacggtaaattttcggtttaccgccctgctctagttccatgtttatatagcaataggacAGAATTTtccgtgggccttgcaaaattagtcaaaatccagtaaaacggccgggagcgaagggggttgtaccagtgaaaatggctgggagtgaatgagttaaatgataTAAAAAAGGCCAGTGTGAGATATGAAATTACAGggcgaaaatgagtcccactgcggccctatgtgaaaATTTAGATCTTAAGTGTCATCTGTTGAATAGCCGTCCACTGTGATGACCAACTGTCCATGAACTGGTTAATTATATAAACCTTCTGCCTTATAAAAGTAACAATACTCATGTAAAATTTTAAGTCACTTGTCACTACACTAATTTGAAGCGAGTGCGGGTCTGGTGCAACAATGACCTGAGCGCTGATGTGGTTGCATCCGGCGAAGCAGCCCGACAGGTAGGTGACGCCGTTGGAGCCGCACACGGGGCTAATGGATGACGTGAAACAGTTGCACTGATTGATGCACGCCGCTTCCGGCTTTTTGCCCACTTGCAGCGTGCTGGACAAACACAAAAGGCCTCAATCATGAATATTTTATCCTCAATAAAAGGTAAATCAGTCTGTCTTATACTGCCCCCAGGTGGCTACGGGAATAAAAGAAAAGAGCCTGTTCTTACTTGTTGCCGTACGTGACAGTCACACCAGCTACAGAGCCCGTGTCACAGCCCAGAAACAGGAAGGAAATGTAGCAAGCGGTGGAAATCAAGTTGACCAACATTGCCATTCGGATGGCTCCCAGCGCTGACAGGTTGAGCTTTTTCACCAGCAGGCCACCCATGAagatccccagacaagcgcatggGATAGCTGTCATACCTGCAAACACACGCTATGTTACTTTGACATTTTACATCAGAGATTAAATGCGCGCAGACCTAGCAGCTGGTTGGCCGAGGTGGTGGTGAGGTTGAACTGTTGCTCCAGATATTTGGCCAAAAAAGCGGCGAAACCGGCCACCACGGCAATTTCCATGCAGGCGGCCAGGATGATGCATGTGAACACCGGGTTGGAAAGCAGGTGTTTGGTCACCTTAGGGATCACTGTCGGAAAAAGACTAGATTCAAAAATGGCAAAACACTAGACTAGAGTTGTCTgagaatgactttttaaccaataaccgatattgtccaactctaaacatctgataccgatatcaaacataCCAATAAATGCAGTTGTGGACTTAACAATTGTATTATGATGcctcactggatgctttaataattgtCAATAagcatacagtgaggcaaataagtatttaatcaaccactaattgtgcaagttctcccacttgaaaatattagagaggcctgtaattgtcaacatgggtaaacctcaaccatgagagacagaatgtggaaaacaaacagaaaatgacattgtttgatttttaaataatttatttgcaaatcatggtggaaaataagtatttggtcaataccaaaagtttgtctcaatactttgttatgtaccctttgttggcaataacggaggccaaacgttttctgtaactcttcacaagcttttcaaacactgttgctggtattttggcccatccctCCATGCAGACCTCTtctagagcagggatgttttggggctgtcgttaggcaacatggactttcaactccctccacagattttcgatggggttgatatctggagactggctaggccacttcaggaccttgaaatgcttcttacgaagccattcctttgttgccctggctgtttgtttgggatcattgtcatgttaaaAGACCCAGCTACATATATagatacatgaccccattcattctttcctttacacagatcagtcgtcctggtccctttgcagaaaaaacagccccaaagcatgatgtttccacccccatgcttcacagtgggtatggtgttcttcggatgcaattcagtattctttctcctccaaacacgagaacctgcgtttttaccaaaaagttttactttggtttcatctgaccataatacattctattctcccagtcctcttctggatcattcaaatgctctctagcgaagcgcagacgggcctggacgtgtactggcatcagcagggggacacgtctggcagtgcaggatttgagtccctggcggcgcattttgtcactgatagtagcctttgttactgtgttcctagctctctgtagttcattcactaggtcccccgtgtggttctgggatttttgctcaccgttcttgttatggttttgacgccacggggtgagatcttgcatggagccccatatcaagggagattatcagtggtcttgtatgtcttccattttctaataattgctcccacagttgatttctttacaccaagcgaagcgtgaagacttacagaaaacgtttggcctccgttattgccaacaaagggtacataacaaagtattgagatggacaaataaattctttaaaaatcaaacaatgtgatttcaaaTCAtaggttcaaatattgcaatttaaatttgctaataaaaatcagacatttattctctaagttttcaaaatgtttccttaGTGGTTTATTaatacaaaggtttgaatcgaaccgtgtataacctgaaccaatacatatgaacgtTAGtaaaagtcaatacagatttattttgcattgatcatttagcctatcaattaattaggttcatattcgtgagaaatgtagccctgttcACCAAATCTGTttcgtcttattaatgtcccgtcccttgCAAAATGTATACACCCATGTTTTGCTTTTATATCCTCCACTGTCTTTTTGAGACACTTGATCAAGGTTAGTAAATAGACGACTTCTTGAGGTTATTCACCATTTAAACAGTAAATCCATTGATTACCAGTAGAGGGAGCCCTTGTACTACTATTACCATGCTTGGAGACGCCAAGACCCATTTAGTGGCTGCAGAACAGCAAGAAAGAGTGGTTTTCAGCGCTCACCCCTGAGTTGCTGACAGCAGGTGGGGCTATTGGACAGCTTGTGTTCCCCTACGGCCCCGTTGCTGGGCTTGGGAGCGTCCGAGTCGGGACTGAGAGGAGCAGGAGGAAGCATTGCCTGCTGGCTGTCCGGCCCGTCCTCTCCATCCTTGACGGGCAACGACTGCGGGAAGCCAAACATCAGGAGCGCCGAGCAGAAGAGTAAGGCACCGCAGAGGAGGAAGCCCACCCACCAGGCCCCGATCCACCGCGGGTCCTCCGGGGTGATGCCCAGTTTATCTGTGAGGACCCACACGCGGCTCGGTTAGCATCCTGagaataaaaatatttccagCGGATTGAGGCACGTCACCGGTGTCAATGAAGATGGCGTCCACGTAGAATTTGGTGCAGACGGAGCCTAGAATGAAGCCGCAGGCGGGGCCGAACACCAGCGTGGAAAAGAGGATACCTGCGAGAAGCATGAAAGGCATTTTAACTTGGATtgctggcattgaatgatcatgttttactgccattgacggcaatagacgtcaaatTCATTTTACGCGAGAGAGCTGGCAGCGATGTGGCCCAAAATTGAGCTTCTATTTctggtgcttttttttttttttttgggtagctgcttgtgtttatagacttgacttctggcactctattTTCTTTCCCTACCGTTTTGCAGGTGCCACTGAGCCCCTAcaccagtggtctcaaaccggtcctcaaagggccgcagggggtactggatttcattccaaccaaacgagacaaataccttttcaccaatctggtttcttacaagtgtaatcagttgattgcaatcaggtgctgcttatgttagtagaaacctcattggttgaactgtttgtgctggatctgttggaacaaaaaccaggacccactgcggccctttgtggagtcggtttgagaccgctgcccTACACCATCATAAAGCACTCACAGacagacacactttgagcttcacCTTATTGAAAGACCGCATCCGCAACTAAAGTCACCGGTGATCACACTACTAGTCTACAGTGAtcactcgctacttcgcgcttcaaacttcgcgccctcagtccatcgcaatttttttttcaattaaaaaaaattaaaaaacttggaacttcccaaactgcgttggaagccttgatgttaacgttatcataacagcaccgaggcactctcaatcactgataatgtatcgtgtgtgaactgtctgttgttgaaaattaaacatcaaaacaactcttttgacaccaaatctgtgcgttattcttcatatacttgaagtgtgacacgtaaataactcACAgattcacagcaaacatatgtacacaataaatgatgaagcgcaccaaccaaaaatacgacataacgtgataaaaagctggcagtttttggccaactggGTCACTGCTCcatgtggccattcgattccaaacacacacatacttgtctcggtggttcttccattttattattcaatcgctggctgacccccagccccgtattttcctCCCACAAattcttcataatgtcttgaagAGACATTGTacaagttgtcgtacttgctcttcttTGATACTctggtcggcttggtccatttttgcgtgtagaaaaatcatgtttgacattgttgatttcgcgctgaacaagTCTGAGCGGATCAATCATAGtcaatttccaccacgtcacacgTGTTGACGCGACGCAAAGTCAGAAAAATGAGAAGGAGCCAg from Corythoichthys intestinalis isolate RoL2023-P3 chromosome 5, ASM3026506v1, whole genome shotgun sequence carries:
- the slco3a1a gene encoding solute carrier organic anion transporter family member 3A1 isoform X1 translates to MQVRNRESHQSGGANMLEVDDPRKKSSCFSNIKIFLISECALMLAQGTVGAYLVSVLTTLERRFNLQSADVGVIASSFEIGNLALILFVSYFGAKAHRPRLIGCGGIIMALGALLSALPEFLTKQYEIGETFRTDMGRDVCSNASSREVQLAEDKVCANKTNTNMMYLLLIGAQVLLGIGATPVQPLGVSYIDDHVKKKDSSLYIGILFSTLVFGPACGFILGSVCTKFYVDAIFIDTDKLGITPEDPRWIGAWWVGFLLCGALLFCSALLMFGFPQSLPVKDGEDGPDSQQAMLPPAPLSPDSDAPKPSNGAVGEHKLSNSPTCCQQLRVIPKVTKHLLSNPVFTCIILAACMEIAVVAGFAAFLAKYLEQQFNLTTTSANQLLGMTAIPCACLGIFMGGLLVKKLNLSALGAIRMAMLVNLISTACYISFLFLGCDTGSVAGVTVTYGNNTLQVGKKPEAACINQCNCFTSSISPVCGSNGVTYLSGCFAGCNHISAQNLSGCSCVSTESEMATAVPGKCPTAGCQEAFLIFLFIICVCSLVGAMAQTPSVIVLIRTVTPELKSYALGVLFLLLRLLGFIPPPLIFGAGIDSTCLFWSSDCGEKGACLLYDNLSYRRLYVSLAICLKVVAFLLYSTTWYCLRRNYNTYIKSHEANMSPSDFYPSLSDAPKVDRTQFIYNLEDHEFCENMESVL
- the slco3a1a gene encoding solute carrier organic anion transporter family member 3A1 isoform X2, with the protein product MALGALLSALPEFLTKQYEIGETFRTDMGRDVCSNASSREVQLAEDKVCANKTNTNMMYLLLIGAQVLLGIGATPVQPLGVSYIDDHVKKKDSSLYIGILFSTLVFGPACGFILGSVCTKFYVDAIFIDTDKLGITPEDPRWIGAWWVGFLLCGALLFCSALLMFGFPQSLPVKDGEDGPDSQQAMLPPAPLSPDSDAPKPSNGAVGEHKLSNSPTCCQQLRVIPKVTKHLLSNPVFTCIILAACMEIAVVAGFAAFLAKYLEQQFNLTTTSANQLLGMTAIPCACLGIFMGGLLVKKLNLSALGAIRMAMLVNLISTACYISFLFLGCDTGSVAGVTVTYGNNTLQVGKKPEAACINQCNCFTSSISPVCGSNGVTYLSGCFAGCNHISAQNLSGCSCVSTESEMATAVPGKCPTAGCQEAFLIFLFIICVCSLVGAMAQTPSVIVLIRTVTPELKSYALGVLFLLLRLLGFIPPPLIFGAGIDSTCLFWSSDCGEKGACLLYDNLSYRRLYVSLAICLKVVAFLLYSTTWYCLRRNYNTYIKSHEANMSPSDFYPSLSDAPKVDRTQFIYNLEDHEFCENMESVL